The following coding sequences lie in one Rutidosis leptorrhynchoides isolate AG116_Rl617_1_P2 chromosome 4, CSIRO_AGI_Rlap_v1, whole genome shotgun sequence genomic window:
- the LOC139844542 gene encoding pyruvate dehydrogenase E1 component subunit beta-1, mitochondrial-like isoform X1, protein MLGTIRQKAVAARSLSSQVLENDLMRLRSVASVMRHYSAGTKEMTVRDALNSALDEEMAADPSVFVMGEEVGEYQGAYKITKGLLDKYGPERVVDTPITEAGFAGIGVGSAYHGLRPVVEFMTFNFSMQAIDHIINSAAKSNYMSAGQINVPIVFRGPNGPAAGVGAQHSQCYGAWYGSVPGLKVLVPYSSEDARGLLKAAIRDPDPVVFLENELLYGESFPVSAEALNSSFCLPIGKAKIEREGKDITITAFSKMVGYALKAAEILEKDGISAEVINLRSIRPLDRATINASVRKTNRLVTVEEGFPQHGIGAEICASVVEDSFGYLDAPVERIAGADVPTPYAANLERMAFPQIEDIVRAARRVCYRKSSIAASA, encoded by the exons ATGTTAGGGACTATAAGGCAAAAAGCTGTTGCTGCTAGAAGCTTGTCTTCTCAG GTTTTGGAGAATGATTTGATGAGGTTAAGGTCTGTAGCATCCGTCATGAGACATTATTCAGCTGGAACTAAAGAG ATGACTGTTCGAGATGCTTTGAACTCTGCTCTTGATGAGGAAATGGCTGCTGATCCTAGTGTTTTTGTGATGGGAGAAGAG GTAGGAGAATACCAAGGCGCATACAAG ATCACCAAGGGCTTATTGGACAAATACGGTCCGGAGAGGGTTGTTGATACCCCAATCACAGAG GCTGGATTCGCGGGTATTGGAGTTGGTTCTGCATATCATGGTCTGAGGCCCGTTGTAGAGTTTATGACTTTCAACTTTTCTATGCAG GCAATTGATCATATCATCAATTCTGCTGCAAAGTCAAACTACATGTCTGCTGGGCAGATTAATGTACCTATTGTTTTCAGGGGACCAAATGGGCCTGCTGCCGGTGTCGGAGCTCAACATTCTCAG TGTTATGGTGCGTGGTATGGTTCAGTTCCTGGTTTGAAGGTGCTCGTACCATACTCTTCCGAAGACGCTCGTGGACTTCTAAAAGCTGCAATCAGAGACCCTGACCCTGTTGTGTTTCTTGAAAATGAGTTGTT ATACGGTGAATCTTTCCCAGTTTCCGCGGAAGCCCTCAATTCAAGTTTTTGCCTTCCGATTGGAAAAGCAAAG ATTGAAAGAGAAGGGAAAGATATCACAATCACAGCTTTCTCCAAAATGGTTGGATATGCTCTTAAG GCAGCTGAAATACTTGAAAAGGATGGTATAAGTGCCGAG GTTATCAACTTGCGATCGATTCGACCATTAGATAGAGCTACAATCAATGCTTCAGTTAGGAAAACTAATCGACTGGTCACCGTTGAGGAAGGCTTTCCTCAACATGGCATTGGTGCTGAGATCTG TGCTTCTGTTGTTGAAGATAGCTTTGGTTATCTTGATGCTCCGGTCGAAAGGATTGCAGGGGCCGATGTTCCGACACCGTATGCTGCCAATCTTGAGAGAATGGCTTTTCCTCAG ATAGAGGATATTGTTCGTGCCGCTAGGAGAGTATGCTACAGGAAATCATCTATAGCTGCAAGTGCTTGA
- the LOC139844542 gene encoding pyruvate dehydrogenase E1 component subunit beta-1, mitochondrial-like isoform X2 — MLGTIRQKAVAARSLSSQVLENDLMRLRSVASVMRHYSAGTKEMTVRDALNSALDEEMAADPSVFVMGEEVGEYQGAYKITKGLLDKYGPERVVDTPITEAGFAGIGVGSAYHGLRPVVEFMTFNFSMQAIDHIINSAAKSNYMSAGQINVPIVFRGPNGPAAGVGAQHSQCYGAWYGSVPGLKVLVPYSSEDARGLLKAAIRDPDPVVFLENELLYGESFPVSAEALNSSFCLPIGKAKIEREGKDITITAFSKMAAEILEKDGISAEVINLRSIRPLDRATINASVRKTNRLVTVEEGFPQHGIGAEICASVVEDSFGYLDAPVERIAGADVPTPYAANLERMAFPQIEDIVRAARRVCYRKSSIAASA; from the exons ATGTTAGGGACTATAAGGCAAAAAGCTGTTGCTGCTAGAAGCTTGTCTTCTCAG GTTTTGGAGAATGATTTGATGAGGTTAAGGTCTGTAGCATCCGTCATGAGACATTATTCAGCTGGAACTAAAGAG ATGACTGTTCGAGATGCTTTGAACTCTGCTCTTGATGAGGAAATGGCTGCTGATCCTAGTGTTTTTGTGATGGGAGAAGAG GTAGGAGAATACCAAGGCGCATACAAG ATCACCAAGGGCTTATTGGACAAATACGGTCCGGAGAGGGTTGTTGATACCCCAATCACAGAG GCTGGATTCGCGGGTATTGGAGTTGGTTCTGCATATCATGGTCTGAGGCCCGTTGTAGAGTTTATGACTTTCAACTTTTCTATGCAG GCAATTGATCATATCATCAATTCTGCTGCAAAGTCAAACTACATGTCTGCTGGGCAGATTAATGTACCTATTGTTTTCAGGGGACCAAATGGGCCTGCTGCCGGTGTCGGAGCTCAACATTCTCAG TGTTATGGTGCGTGGTATGGTTCAGTTCCTGGTTTGAAGGTGCTCGTACCATACTCTTCCGAAGACGCTCGTGGACTTCTAAAAGCTGCAATCAGAGACCCTGACCCTGTTGTGTTTCTTGAAAATGAGTTGTT ATACGGTGAATCTTTCCCAGTTTCCGCGGAAGCCCTCAATTCAAGTTTTTGCCTTCCGATTGGAAAAGCAAAG ATTGAAAGAGAAGGGAAAGATATCACAATCACAGCTTTCTCCAAAATG GCAGCTGAAATACTTGAAAAGGATGGTATAAGTGCCGAG GTTATCAACTTGCGATCGATTCGACCATTAGATAGAGCTACAATCAATGCTTCAGTTAGGAAAACTAATCGACTGGTCACCGTTGAGGAAGGCTTTCCTCAACATGGCATTGGTGCTGAGATCTG TGCTTCTGTTGTTGAAGATAGCTTTGGTTATCTTGATGCTCCGGTCGAAAGGATTGCAGGGGCCGATGTTCCGACACCGTATGCTGCCAATCTTGAGAGAATGGCTTTTCCTCAG ATAGAGGATATTGTTCGTGCCGCTAGGAGAGTATGCTACAGGAAATCATCTATAGCTGCAAGTGCTTGA